From one Labeo rohita strain BAU-BD-2019 chromosome 8, IGBB_LRoh.1.0, whole genome shotgun sequence genomic stretch:
- the enkd1 gene encoding enkurin domain-containing protein 1 — MCEGPSAISGPIPPDPTLFPEYYKRPFSARGRLEGNAQNGSSPLLKGPLAPDPGCYSAHSTPRPRIGANAAHILERGQRGVVGDLLKLEGVALNPSPAKPKPAIRDFGKENVRKLREIQKRFRELEAQREHAKPMPVKALWISPKYQDVPSRVMAQLQETSPPKKLECQNFLKAHSVCGAGSRLPLRRSESGPSPAAGDSDSEMHVRGHTVDFVSHNARAAGKTNLRRSQSLQNLREKPPPSAVKGKVPQYLEQRKLQWKKEEEEKRRNTPDPSVPAGHTQMSERERQETLQSLKETHRSLVSELLSLPVKADTMSVRSRRTQLDQRLSEVEEAIKIFSREKVYVKVDS; from the exons atgtgtGAAGGGCCCTCAGCAATCTCTGGTCCCATTCCTCCAGACCCCACACTGTTTCCTGAATATTACAAACGCCCGTTCTCTG CTCGTGGTCGGCTGGAGGGAAACGCTCAGAATGGCTCGTCTCCTCTTCTGAAGGGTCCTTTAGCACCAGATCCTGGGTGTTACAGCGCCCACTCTACCCCTCGACCCCGCATCGGTGCCAATGCTGCTCACATCCTGGAGAGAGGACAGAGAGGGGTTGTGGGAGACCTGCTGAAGCTGGAGGGAGTGGCGCTGAACCCCAGTCCAGCCAAACCTA AACCTGCCATACGGGATTTTGGTAAAGAAAATGTGCGCAAGCTACGTGAAATCCAAAAGCGTTTTCGAGAGCTGGAGGCGCAGAGAGAACATGCCAAACCTATGCCAGTTAAAGCACTCTGGATCTCTCCAAAATACCAGGATGTTCCCTCCAGGGTAATGGCCCAGTTACAG GAGACAAGCCCTCCTAAGAAGCTCGAATGTCAGAACTTCCTAAAGGCTCATTCTGTGTGTGGCGCTGGCAGTCGACTGCCGCTCCGCCGCTCAGAGAGTGGACCATCACCAGCAGCAGGAGACTCAGATTCTGAG atGCACGTGAGAGGACACACGGTGGACTTTGTGAGTCATAACGCTCGTGCCGCGGGGAAGACGAACCTGAGGAGATCTCAGTCCTTACAGAACCTCAGAGAAAAACCGCCACCCAGCGCTGTGAAGGGCAAAGTACCACAATA TCTGGAGCAGAGGAAGTTGCAGTGGaagaaagaggaggaggagaaaagGAGAAACACTCCTGATCCGTCTGTTCCTGCTGGACACACGCAGATgtctgaaagagagagacaggagACCCTGCAATCCCTCAAAGAAA cTCACAGGTCTCTGGTCAGTGAGCTCCTATCTCTCCCAGTGAAAGCCGACACAATGAGCGTCCGCTCTCGACGCACTCAACTCGATCAGCGTCTCTCAGAGGTCGAGGAGGCCATCAAAATATTCTCACGGGAGAAAGTCTATGTGAAAGTCGACTCTTAA
- the polb gene encoding DNA polymerase beta — protein MLRLCPAVLDICSAVVLDGKKSKINIFIHTYFRLFSTMSKRKAPQETLNEGITDFLIELANYERNVNRAIHKYNAYRKAASVIAKYPQKIKSGTEAKKLDGVGAKIAEKIDEFLATGKLRKLEKIRSDDTSSSINFLTRVTGIGPAAARKFYDEGVRNLEDLKKIEHKLNHHQQIGLKYFEEFEKRIPRAEMQKMEALILKELDLVDPEYIGTICGSYRRGAESSGDIDILLTHPDFTSQSEKQPKLLHAVVDHLESIGFITDTLSKGDTKFMGVCQLNKEEDDEEEHFHRRIDIRLIPKDQYYCGVLYFTGSDIFNKNMRTHALEKGFTLNEYTIRPLGVTGVAGEPLLVDSEKDIFDYIQWKYREPKDRSE, from the exons ATGCTAAGGCTTTGTCCTGCAGTGTTGGACATTTGCTCAGCTGTTGTCTTGGAtggtaaaaagtcaaaaataaacatatttattcacaCATATTTTAGATTATTCTCAACTATGAGTAAAAGAAAGGCGCCACAGGAAACTTTGAACGAAGGAATCACAGATTTTCTCATAG AGTTGGCAAATTATGAGAGAAATGTCAACAGAGCCATCCATAAATACAATGCTTACAG AAAAGCAGCATCGGTGATCGCCAAATACCCTCAGAAGATCAAAAGTGGGACAGAAGCAAAGAAACTG GATGGAGTTGGTGCAAAGATAGCTGAGAAAATCGACGAGTTTTTGGCGACAGGAAAACTGCGCAAGCTGGAAAAG ATTCGCAGTGACGACACAAGCTCCTCCATCAACTTCTTAACCAGAGTAACTGGAATCGG TCCTGCTGCAGCCAGGAAGTTTTATGATGAAGGCGTCAGGAACTTAGAAG ATCTGAAGAAGATTGAACACAAACTCAACCACCATCAGCAAATCGGGTTAAA GTACTTTGAAGAGTTTGAGAAGAGAATCCCTCGTGCAGAAATGCAGAAAATGGAG GCTCTGATACTGAAGGAACTGGATCTGGTGGATCCCGAGTATATTGGCACCATCTGCGGCAGCTACAGACGAG GAGCCGAGTCGAGTGGTGATATTGATATACTGCTGACCCATCCAGACTTCACCTCTCAGTCTGAGAAACAG CCGAAACTCCTTCATGCTGTTGTGGATCATCTGGAGTCCATCGGCTTCATAACTGACACGCTTTCTAAAGGAGACACTAAGTTTATG GGTGTGTGTCAGCTGAATAAAGAAGAGGATGATGAGGAAGAGCATTTTCACCGCCGTATTGACATCAG GCTTATTCCAAAGGATCAGTATTACTGCGGTGTGCTGTACTTCACTGGCAGTGACATATTCAACAAAAACATGAGGACTCACGCACTAGAGAAGGGCTTCACTCTCAATGAATACACTATCCGTCCACTGGGCGTCACTG GTGTGGCTGGAGAGCCTCTGCTGGTGGACAGTGAGAAGGACATCTTTGACTACATCCAGTGGAAATACAGGGAACCGAAGGATCGAAGCGAGTGA